Proteins encoded in a region of the Mercenaria mercenaria strain notata chromosome 1, MADL_Memer_1, whole genome shotgun sequence genome:
- the LOC123535346 gene encoding toll-like receptor 5 translates to MASKCIVVFLIGINVSVSVAYNWCKDFKNQILKCNYFPKDIPYGISEVHIEHFMDPFDNVVVNSSTFQSENWSHLKRLKLRDNLNDDTKTLKFEAKSFIGLEKVQEFHLHVQSIIYLDSDSLVGLNNLKTLDFGACGRLSLKQVNSAISGSANLKSLEIVNISRLDYHVQALDIDMNFFYPLRNTNIKYLDISHTDISMLRLYTLQYLRTLETFNLSSSSIADMTLYPDKQAENYTLLRNVKMLDISFYPLTKLAAFVPNTITNFDFLTWDLPDALYIVRQFLSCQTINVTGILTISKKTVKLKNCIVKITGRIPWLVREIFARQNNLNRLDAKFHCGNYTVYTIKHFDIAENNLEFLHPSIVSCMPNIEILDLSNNLMYRMVAENVSLFEKLFISLRHLKSITLSANKLRYIPRKLFENNLELLSVDFSVNFISQVTFSVDKLNHLKVLDLRSNIIKILDKESMTMLDLIHMEQNKTMPVVNLNNNPICCSKCEAESFLEWLTKTNIVDKTNLKCVDENSVYIDVTDNILRMVRNICQRRKLVIYLLASGVTLAFMVISIYKRKKQILKKMIREKVLRRLQDGKGQFQFAAFLYFCSKVEDFVQNLIESKLDEKLKEMIEITDSGRKLVFSEKHFWPGRSLPRQFSDYSRSSSVLLVVLCEAYCTCSYCNDFLEIIIMQKRNPIMLLMKQQIDERHMAGLIKHIYEKAAVRIQWESGYEEHILSTTLDQMCSSIVDIIVANLGILSIEYDEQQVLSNG, encoded by the coding sequence ATGGCTtctaaatgtattgttgtatttctGATTGGAATAAACGTGTCTGTGTCCGTTGCTTACAACTGGTGTAAAGACTTCaaaaatcaaatattgaaatgtaattattttcCAAAGGATATTCCATATGGAATTTCGGAGGTACATATTGAACACTTCATGGACCCATTTGATAATGTAGTCGTGAACAGTTCAACCTTTCAATCAGAAAACTGGAGTCATTTGAAGCGTTTAAAACTGAGAGACAATCTTAACGACGACACGAAAACACTAAAATTTGAAGCAAAGAGTTTTATTGGACTAGAGAAGGTACAAGaatttcatttacatgtacaaagtatcaTTTATCTTGATTCAGACTCACTTGTCGgtctaaataatctaaaaacttTAGATTTTGGTGCATGTGGGAGACTGTCTCTAAAACAAGTGAATTCTGCAATAAGTGGTTCAGCTAATCTAAAATCACTTGAAATAGTGAATATATCCAGACTGGATTATCATGTGCAAGCGCTTGATATTGATATGAATTTCTTTTATCCACTACGAAATACGAATATCAAATACCTTGACATAAGTCATACAGACATATCCATGCTTCGATTATATACCTTACAATATTTACGGACGTTAGAAACTTTCAATTTATCTTCTTCAAGCATAGCCGATATGACACTTTACCCTGACAAGCAGGCGGAAAATTATACCCTTCTTCGGAATGTCAAAATGCTGGACATCAGTTTTTATCCATTAACAAAACTGGCAGCTTTTGTCCCAAACACTATTACAAACTTTGACTTCCTAACGTGGGATTTACCTGACGCTCTGTATATCGTAAGACAATTTCTCTCTTGTCAAACGATAAATGTGACTGGTATATTAACTATTAGTAAGAAAACGGTGAAGTTAAAGAACTGTATCGTCAAAATAACTGGTCGTATACCCTGGCTTGTTCGAGAAATATTCGCAAGACAAAACAATTTAAACCGTTTAGATGCTAAATTCCATTGTGGAAATTACACGGTTTATACAATAAAACACTTTGATATAGCTGAAAATAACCTTGAATTTTTACATCCAAGTATTGTCTCATGTATGCCTAACATTGAGATACTAGACCTTTCGAACAACCTTATGTATAGAATGGTGGCTGAAAACGTTTCTTTATTTGAGAAACTATTCATTTCTCTGCGACATTTAAAGTCCATTACTTTATCAGCGAACAAATTGCGATATATTCCGCGGAagttgtttgaaaacaatttggAACTTCTTTCTGTTGACTTTTCCGTGAACTTCATAAGTCAAGTTACATTCTCAGTTGACAAATTAAACCATCTCAAGGTACTTGATCTACGGAGCAATATAATAAAGATTTTGGACAAGGAGTCAATGACAATGCTGGACTTAATTCATATGGAACAAAACAAAACGATGCCAGTAGTAAACCTTAATAACAATCCTATCTGTTGCTCTAAATGTGAGGCGGAATCGTTCCTGGAATGGCTTACGAAAACAAATATTGTTGACAAAACTAACCTTAAATGTGTTGACGAAAACTCAGTCTACATTGACGTTACAGACAATATACTTCGGATGGTCCGTAACATATGCCAGCGAAGAAAACTCGTGATTTATTTGCTAGCGTCTGGCGTGACTTTAGCATTTATGGTCATCAGTATTTACAAGCGGaaaaaacaaatactgaaaaaGATGATTAGGGAAAAAGTATTACGTCGTTTGCAAGATGGAAAAGGACAATTTCAATTTGCAGCTTTTCTTTACTTTTGTAGTAAGGTTGAGGATTTCGtgcaaaatttaattgaaagtaAACTTgatgaaaaattgaaagaaatgatCGAAATCACCGATTCAGGGCgaaaactggtattttctgaAAAACACTTCTGGCCAGGCCGTTCTTTACCACGTCAGTTCAGTGACTATTCTAGAAGTTCTTCAGTGCTTCTTGTAGTCTTGTGTGAAGCATATTGTACCTGTTCTTACTGTAACGATTTTCTTGAGATTATCATCATGCAAAAAAGAAACCCAATCATGTTGCTAATGAAACAACAAATCGACGAAAGGCATATGGCGGGTTTGATAAAGCACATATACGAGAAGGCAGCTGTAAGAATTCAATGGGAAAGTGGGTATGAAGAACATATTCTGAGTACTACATTGGATCAGATGTGTTCGTCTATTGTTGACATTATTGTAGCTAATCTAGGTATCTTATCAATTGAATATGATGAGCAGCAAGTACTTTCAAATggttga